A single genomic interval of Falco naumanni isolate bFalNau1 chromosome 11, bFalNau1.pat, whole genome shotgun sequence harbors:
- the DIRAS3 gene encoding GTP-binding protein Di-Ras3, whose amino-acid sequence MPEQSNDYRVVVFGAAGVGKSSLVLRFVRGTFRETYIPTIEDTYRQVISCDKSICTLQITDTTGSHQFPAMQRLSISKGHAFILVYSVTSRQSMEDLQPIFEQICHIKGDIQKIPIMLVGNKSDETQRELDASEGQALASKWKCSFMETSAKMNYNVQELFQELLNLEKRRTVSLQVDGKKSKQQKKKDKLQGKCSVM is encoded by the coding sequence ATGCCTGAACAAAGCAATGATTACAGGGTGGTTGTGTTTGGAGCAGCGGGGGTTGGCAAAAGCTCCTTGGTCCTTCGTTTTGTAAGGGGAACTTTCAGGGAAACCTATATCCCCACAATCGAAGATACGTACCGGCAGGTAATCAGCTGTGACAAGAGCATCTGCACCCTTCAGATTACAGACACCACAGGAAGCCATCAGTTCCCTGCTATGCAGCGGCTGTCTATATCCAAAGGGCATGCTTTCATCTTGGTGTACTCCGTCACCAGCAGGCAGTCCATGGAAGATCTTCAGCCCATCTTTGAACAGATTTGTCACATTAAAGGGGACATCCAAAAAATCCCCATAATGTTGGTGGGTAACAAAAGTGATGAGACCCAGAGGGAGCTGGATGCTAGCGAGGGGCAAGCGTTAGCCAGCAAGTGGAAGTGCTCCTTCATGGAGACGTCAGCCAAAATGAACTACAACGTGCAGGAGCTCTTCCAGGAGCTCTTGaatctggagaagaggagaacTGTCAGTCTCCAGGTGGACGGAAAGAAGtccaagcagcagaaaaagaaagataaactGCAAGGCAAGTGCTCTGTTATGTGA
- the WLS gene encoding protein wntless homolog, giving the protein MAGAIIENMSTKKLCIVGGILLVFQVIAFLVGGLIAPSPTTAVPYMSVKCIDVRKNHHKTKWLMPWGPNHCEKLKDFDEAVSKQIEANDIVFAVHIPLPSKEMSPWFQFMLFIMQLDIAFKMDNDLKENAEITLDVSLAYRDGVFDDWEEIAHAIEIRKLKCTFGSPKTLESEGRHYDCDFLPFMEIGSVAHKYYLINIRLPVNERKGINVGIGEIKDIRLVGIHQNGGFTKVWFAMKTFLTPSILIIMVWYWRRITLMTRAPVLLEKVIFALGISMTFINIPVEWFSIGFDWTWMLLFGDIRQGIFYAMLLSFWIIFCGEHMMDQNERNRLSGYWKQVGPIAVGSFCLFIFDMCERGVQLKNPFYSIWTTEVGTELAMAFIIVAGICLCLYFLFLCFMVFQVFRNISGKQSSLPAMSKARRLHYEGLIFRFKFLMLITLACAAMTVIFFIVSQVTEGHWKWGDITIQVNSAFFTGIYGMWNLYVFALMFLYAPSHKNYGEDQSNGDLGVNSGEELQLTTTITHVDGPTEVYKLARKEAQE; this is encoded by the exons ctcccagccccactACAGCTGTTCCTTACATGTCAGTGAAGTGCATTGATGtaagaaaaaaccaccacaaaaccaagTGGCTGATGCCCTGGGGACCCAACCACTGCGAGAAGCTCAAAGACTTCGACGAGGCAGTGAGCAAACAGATTGAAGCCAACGATATTGTGTTTGCCGTGCACATTCCCCTCCCTAGCAAGGAGATGAGCCCCTGGTTCCAGTTCATGCTTTTCATCATGCAGCTGGACATCGCGTTCAAGATGGACAATGACCTGA AAGAAAACGCAGAAATTACCCTGGATGTGTCATTAGCATATCGCGATGGCGTGTTTGATGATTGGGAAGAAATAGCACATGCGATAGAGATCAGGAAGCTGAAATGCACCTTTGGCTCACCAAAA ACCCTGGAGTCTGAAGGCCGTCACTACGACTGTGACTTCCTTCCTTTCATGGAGATCGGCAGCGTGGCCCACAAGTACTACCTCATCAACATCCGTCTGCCCGTGAACGAGAGGAAGGGCATTAACGTGGGCATTGGGGAAATCAAGGATATCCGCCTCGTG GGCATCCACCAAAATGGAGGCTTTACAAAGGTGTGGTTCGCCATGAAGACCTTCCTCACCCCCAGCATTTTAATTATCATGGTGTGGTACTGGAGACGGATCACGCTGATGACACGCGCTCCTGTCCTGCTGGAGAA GGTGATCTTTGCTCTGGGAATTTCCATGACGTTCATTAACATCCCCGTGGAGTGGTTTTCCATTGGATTTGACTGGACTTGGATGCTGCTCTTCGGAGACATTCGACAAGGCATTTTCTATGCCATGCTCCTGTCATTTTGGATCATCTTCTGTGGGGAGCACATGATG GACCAGAATGAGCGGAATCGTCTCTCGGGGTACTGGAAGCAGGTTGGACCCATAGCTGTCGGCTCCTTCTGCCTCTTCATCTTTGACATGTGTGAGAG GGGAGTGCAGCTGAAGAACCCCTTCTACAGCATCTGGACCACTGAAGTtggcacagagctggct ATGGCCTTTATTATAGTCGCAGGAATCTGCTTGTGTCtctattttctcttcctgtgttTTATGGTCTTTCAAGTGTTCCGAAACATCAGTGGAAAGCAGTCAAGCCTCCCAGCCATGAGCAAGGCTCGCCGGCTTCATTACGAG GGGCTGATTTTTAGGTTCAAGTTCCTGATGCTCATTACTCTGGCTTGTGCAGCAATGACAGTCATCTTCTTCATCGTGAGCCAG GTGACCGAAGGCCACTGGAAGTGGGGGGACATAACTATACAAGTGAACAGCGCCTTCTTCACTGGCATTTACGGGATGTGGAACCTCTATGTCTTTGCCCTGATGTTCCTATATGCACCGTCACACAAGAATTACGGTGAAGACCAGTCAAACG GTGACCTGGGAGTAAACAGTGGGGAAGAGCTTCAgctcaccaccaccatcacccaTGTGGACGGGCCCACAGAGGTTTATAAGCTGGCTCGCAAGGAGGCTCAGGAGTAA